A genomic window from Thermococcus celericrescens includes:
- a CDS encoding PspC domain-containing protein — MTMAKELTRSREDRILLGVLGGIAEHLNVDPTLVRLIFVVLLVFNPAAMTLLYFLAALVIPEEETDTEESFSERIDDLIDETGERLGEVFSGNENSKAIALLLILLGAILLAGPFMPFFLPAVDFRTLLAVIFLIIGIILLMRGD, encoded by the coding sequence ATGACCATGGCGAAGGAACTTACGCGCTCTAGGGAAGACAGAATCCTTCTAGGTGTCCTCGGTGGAATAGCCGAGCATCTCAACGTTGACCCCACCCTTGTAAGGCTGATATTCGTGGTTCTCCTGGTGTTCAATCCGGCAGCTATGACGCTGCTCTACTTCCTTGCGGCTCTCGTGATACCCGAGGAGGAAACGGACACGGAAGAATCCTTCTCCGAGAGAATCGACGACCTGATAGACGAGACAGGAGAAAGGCTGGGGGAAGTGTTCTCGGGCAACGAAAACTCCAAGGCAATAGCCCTCCTGCTGATATTACTGGGTGCAATACTGCTGGCGGGGCCGTTCATGCCGTTCTTCCTACCGGCTGTTGACTTCAGAACATTGCTGGCGGTTATATTCCTGATAATCGGCATAATCCTCCTCATGAGGGGTGATTGA
- a CDS encoding triphosphoribosyl-dephospho-CoA synthase produces MERWRIVRAFTLGSLLEAAVPKPGNVSRLRDFDDLTFYHFLFADTAVTGVYYEAVKTAELLRKGILEPREAGLGELIKRAVQASREAQDANPNFGVVALSLPLIMGMTMGMNMLDARKKARLLIEESTVRDTMEFYRAIRIANPKGIPSGVKYDVYSDDSFRELFQDGINLARLAEISCGRELIFCEWLKEYELSYSTFGRLYELIKELPLDEAVLRAFLELLAANMDTLIARKAGLEEAKLVRENAGKVLAGELSVEEFDAFMRERGDLRNPGSLADVMAVSLSLLVLRGLRIELRNGRVWGVIGRP; encoded by the coding sequence ATGGAGAGATGGAGAATAGTCCGCGCCTTCACCCTCGGTTCGCTCCTCGAGGCCGCGGTTCCGAAACCGGGCAACGTGAGCCGCCTCAGGGACTTCGACGACCTTACCTTCTACCACTTCCTCTTCGCCGACACAGCCGTCACAGGGGTTTACTACGAGGCCGTGAAGACGGCGGAGCTTCTGAGGAAGGGCATCCTCGAGCCCCGGGAAGCGGGACTCGGGGAGCTGATAAAGCGGGCGGTTCAGGCATCGCGCGAGGCCCAGGACGCCAACCCCAACTTCGGGGTCGTGGCCCTCTCGCTTCCCCTCATCATGGGGATGACGATGGGGATGAACATGCTCGATGCAAGGAAAAAGGCGAGGCTGCTGATAGAGGAATCAACCGTCAGGGACACGATGGAGTTCTACCGGGCGATAAGGATAGCCAACCCCAAGGGAATTCCCAGCGGCGTCAAGTACGACGTTTATTCCGACGATTCCTTCAGGGAGCTTTTCCAGGACGGGATCAACCTCGCCAGGCTCGCCGAGATAAGCTGCGGGCGCGAGCTGATATTCTGCGAGTGGCTCAAGGAATACGAGCTGAGCTACTCCACCTTCGGAAGGCTCTACGAGCTGATAAAAGAGCTTCCGCTGGATGAGGCTGTGCTCAGGGCTTTTCTTGAGCTTTTGGCTGCCAATATGGACACGCTGATAGCCAGAAAGGCCGGCCTTGAGGAGGCTAAGCTCGTTCGGGAAAACGCCGGGAAAGTTCTCGCCGGGGAACTCAGCGTTGAGGAGTTCGATGCCTTTATGCGCGAGAGGGGCGACCTGAGAAACCCGGGCAGCCTGGCGGACGTCATGGCAGTATCGCTCAGCCTGCTCGTTCTCAGGGGATTGAGGATAGAATTGAGAAACGGAAGGGTCTGGGGAGTTATAGGACGACCTTGA
- a CDS encoding family 4A encapsulin nanocompartment shell protein produces MRGDLIRVLSTAEEKANELKLDGYEPDVVLLGKEAYEFIKAQINEEFGDEEEVFELSGLKIRMLDELGGDAVVIDSKALGLGLGGAKRFKVVL; encoded by the coding sequence ATGAGAGGCGACCTGATCCGTGTTCTGAGCACCGCGGAGGAGAAGGCAAACGAGCTGAAGCTCGACGGATACGAGCCAGACGTGGTCCTTCTAGGAAAAGAGGCCTACGAGTTCATAAAGGCGCAGATAAACGAGGAGTTCGGCGACGAGGAGGAGGTTTTCGAGCTCTCCGGTCTAAAGATACGCATGCTCGACGAACTCGGCGGCGACGCCGTCGTCATTGACAGCAAGGCGCTGGGCCTCGGTCTGGGCGGGGCAAAGCGCTTCAAGGTCGTCCTATAA
- the snatA gene encoding neutral amino acid NAAT transporter SnatA, whose protein sequence is MLEYLKYFVILYGGLFAITNPVGAVPVFLGVTHDLSWSQRREIAQKTATTVIVTLVVFALIGEWIFKFFGSSIDAFAIAGGILLFKMAMDMLSGRLSTVKISKEETEEFSEEVVTLEEVAIIPLAIPLISGPGAITTVMLYMAKSHGVPEKATVIASILAIGLTVWLILCSSNGIQKKLGRVGIKVMTRMMGLILTSMAVQMIINGIKGAFGL, encoded by the coding sequence TTGCTCGAGTACCTGAAGTACTTCGTCATACTCTACGGCGGACTGTTCGCGATAACGAACCCGGTCGGAGCGGTTCCAGTCTTCCTCGGGGTCACCCACGACCTTTCCTGGAGCCAGAGACGGGAGATAGCACAAAAAACCGCCACCACGGTTATCGTGACCCTCGTCGTCTTCGCACTCATAGGGGAGTGGATATTCAAGTTCTTCGGCTCGAGCATCGATGCCTTCGCCATAGCGGGCGGCATACTCCTCTTCAAGATGGCAATGGACATGCTCTCGGGCCGGCTCTCGACGGTCAAGATAAGCAAAGAGGAGACGGAAGAGTTCAGCGAGGAAGTGGTTACGCTGGAGGAGGTTGCCATAATCCCGCTCGCCATACCCCTAATCTCCGGCCCGGGTGCGATAACAACCGTGATGCTCTACATGGCGAAGAGCCACGGCGTTCCGGAAAAGGCGACAGTGATAGCGAGCATTCTCGCGATAGGCCTGACCGTCTGGCTGATCCTCTGCTCCTCGAACGGGATACAAAAGAAGCTCGGAAGGGTGGGAATAAAGGTCATGACGAGAATGATGGGTCTGATACTGACCTCGATGGCCGTTCAGATGATAATCAACGGCATCAAGGGGGCGTTCGGGCTTTAA
- a CDS encoding OsmC family protein: MTEPVKGKVEWFKDYQFIGRVESDKCSVILGEGGISPMKLLLLSVAGCTAYDVVMILQKMREPIEGLEVEISGERREEHPKIYRKIHLHYRIYGDVKEEKARRAIELSQDKYCSASAHVKLSGAEVTYSFEIIRGGKD, from the coding sequence ATGACCGAACCTGTGAAGGGAAAGGTTGAGTGGTTCAAGGACTATCAGTTCATCGGCAGGGTGGAGAGCGACAAATGCTCCGTCATACTTGGGGAGGGCGGGATAAGCCCCATGAAGCTCCTCCTTCTGAGCGTTGCCGGCTGCACCGCCTACGACGTCGTCATGATTCTCCAGAAGATGCGCGAGCCGATCGAAGGGCTGGAGGTCGAGATCAGCGGCGAGAGGAGGGAGGAGCACCCGAAGATATACCGGAAAATCCACCTCCACTACAGGATATACGGCGACGTGAAGGAGGAGAAGGCCAGGCGCGCGATAGAGCTGAGCCAGGACAAATACTGCTCGGCCAGCGCACACGTTAAACTGAGCGGTGCTGAGGTCACGTACTCCTTCGAGATTATCCGCGGGGGGAAGGATTAA
- a CDS encoding SPL family radical SAM protein — MYIRPFDPWKAKLCTCPFKYTLNVYTGCDHACVYCYITGYIPNAFRVRTKDGLLPKLERELRRFDRRCIIALSYSSDPYPTIERELGITRSVLKLFKRYDVRCLLLTKSEVFERDLDVLRELKCAIGITVTTVDKRKAKLLEPNAPSPRARIRALERAKDAGIPVYARIDPIIPFYTWEDFEETLDALSFVNHITVSTLKLRPDSKGRMFAKFPELMERLWPLYERGEKIGGYHYLPRELRFEILREAERRILERGITFGSCREGYRSFPSCDGSHLVPP, encoded by the coding sequence ATGTACATACGTCCCTTTGACCCCTGGAAGGCGAAGCTCTGCACCTGCCCCTTCAAGTACACGCTGAACGTCTATACCGGCTGCGACCACGCGTGCGTTTACTGCTACATAACGGGCTACATCCCCAACGCCTTCCGCGTACGGACAAAGGATGGGCTTCTTCCAAAACTGGAGCGTGAGCTGAGGCGTTTTGACCGGCGCTGCATCATCGCCCTCTCCTACTCCTCGGACCCGTATCCAACGATTGAGCGTGAGCTGGGCATAACCCGGAGCGTTCTCAAGCTCTTCAAACGCTACGACGTCCGCTGCCTGCTCCTCACGAAGTCGGAGGTCTTTGAGCGCGACCTGGACGTTCTGAGAGAGCTTAAGTGTGCCATCGGGATAACGGTAACCACGGTGGATAAACGGAAGGCGAAGCTGCTGGAGCCGAATGCTCCCTCCCCGAGGGCGAGAATCCGGGCGCTTGAGAGGGCCAAGGATGCTGGTATTCCAGTTTACGCCCGCATTGACCCCATAATACCGTTCTACACGTGGGAGGACTTCGAGGAGACGCTCGATGCCCTGAGCTTCGTGAACCATATAACGGTCTCGACCCTCAAGCTGAGGCCAGATTCAAAGGGGAGGATGTTCGCCAAGTTTCCGGAGCTGATGGAGAGGCTCTGGCCCCTCTACGAGAGGGGGGAGAAGATTGGGGGATACCACTACCTGCCTCGCGAGCTGAGGTTTGAGATCCTAAGGGAAGCGGAGAGAAGGATTCTGGAAAGGGGAATCACGTTTGGGTCGTGTCGGGAGGGCTATCGGTCGTTTCCGAGCTGTGATGGCTCTCACCTTGTTCCTCCGTAA